One segment of Segatella copri DNA contains the following:
- a CDS encoding MATE family efflux transporter, whose amino-acid sequence MLYSKKTDYLMESIRLGREMDRREKLNLIVGLSIPSMLAQISTVMMFFIDASMVGHLGAEASASIGLIESTTWLIGSLLSAAATGFSVQVAHFIGANDFANARQVFRHAMICGVAFSVFVSLLCVGIHGYLPYWLGGGADIATNSSRYFLIYGLVLPFVFLYHISEMMLKSAGNMHTPSVMAVLICICDVIFNYLFIYILKLGVVGAALGTAMAYVCISLPNLYLAGFKNKILNLRQDHIRFRWVRSYVHNACKISIPIAIQNILMSGAQIVSTMIVAPLGNIAIASHSFAITAESLCYMPGYGIGDAATTLVGQTHGAGRVGLCKNFAYMTVGLGMAVMAVMGVVMYVFAPEMIGVLSPVESIREMGTVCLRIEAFAEPFFAASIVTYCVCVGAGDTRKPAMINLGTMWLVRLTLAYALSKSYGLEGVWIAMATELTFRGILFLIRLFRGSWMKSFHVG is encoded by the coding sequence ATGCTTTATAGCAAGAAGACAGATTATTTGATGGAGTCGATTCGCCTGGGTAGGGAGATGGATCGGCGCGAGAAACTCAATCTTATTGTAGGGTTGAGTATACCTTCTATGTTGGCTCAGATTTCTACGGTGATGATGTTCTTCATCGATGCTTCGATGGTGGGTCATCTGGGAGCAGAGGCTTCTGCCAGTATCGGATTGATTGAGTCAACTACCTGGCTTATTGGTAGTTTACTCAGTGCAGCGGCTACTGGCTTTTCTGTACAGGTGGCTCATTTCATCGGAGCTAATGATTTTGCAAATGCCCGTCAGGTGTTTCGTCATGCGATGATTTGCGGTGTGGCGTTCAGCGTTTTTGTTTCTCTTCTCTGTGTCGGCATTCATGGTTATCTGCCTTATTGGCTGGGTGGAGGTGCTGATATAGCCACCAATTCCTCTCGCTATTTTCTGATATATGGCCTGGTACTGCCATTCGTTTTCCTTTATCATATATCCGAAATGATGCTGAAATCTGCGGGCAATATGCATACGCCTAGTGTGATGGCAGTATTGATTTGCATCTGCGATGTAATATTCAATTACCTGTTTATCTATATCCTGAAGTTGGGTGTTGTGGGGGCTGCCTTAGGAACGGCGATGGCTTATGTCTGCATCTCTCTGCCTAATCTTTATCTTGCAGGTTTCAAGAATAAGATACTGAATCTCCGTCAGGACCATATCCGTTTCCGTTGGGTCAGGTCGTATGTTCATAATGCCTGTAAAATCAGCATTCCGATAGCCATACAGAACATATTGATGAGTGGGGCGCAGATAGTGAGTACCATGATTGTGGCACCTCTTGGCAATATAGCCATTGCTTCCCATTCTTTTGCTATTACGGCAGAGAGTCTTTGCTATATGCCGGGTTATGGAATTGGTGATGCGGCTACTACTCTGGTGGGACAGACGCATGGAGCAGGGCGAGTAGGGTTGTGCAAGAATTTTGCCTATATGACAGTAGGACTGGGAATGGCTGTGATGGCTGTGATGGGAGTGGTGATGTATGTCTTTGCTCCTGAGATGATTGGCGTTCTTTCTCCGGTAGAAAGCATCCGTGAGATGGGTACCGTCTGTTTGCGCATCGAGGCTTTTGCTGAACCATTCTTTGCAGCTAGCATCGTAACCTATTGTGTTTGTGTAGGAGCGGGCGATACCAGGAAACCGGCGATGATCAATCTCGGTACCATGTGGCTGGTGCGCCTCACTCTGGCTTATGCGCTTTCCAAGAGCTATGGCTTGGAAGGAGTATGGATAGCAATGGCTACAGAACTCACATTCAGGGGAATCCTCTTCCTTATCCGCCTCTTCAGAGGTTCATGGATGAAGAGTTTTCATGTAGGTTAG
- a CDS encoding M16 family metallopeptidase translates to MKLRKIFAAVLLFLSAGTAMAQQMPAIPVDKNVKIGRLDNGLTYYIRHNSYPEHVASFYIAQKVGSINENDDQRGLAHLLEHLAFNGTDHFKGNSLQDYLQSIGVQYGRNLNAYTAVEKTVYYFTDVPTTRTTAVDSCMLILKDWSNGISLTKEAINDERDVVHNEYRMRIVGQQRMIERSLPKLYQGEKYGYRFPIGLMSVIDGCKPETLRAYYRKWYRPDNQAIIIVGDVDVNHIEAKIKELFSGIKVPKNAAKIEKVEVSDNDSAIYVIDKDKEQQVDLFQIYMKHNAVPDSLKSNMSYLLKGYMDNVISSMIAARFAEKALEPDCPYLQANAGDGSYLISSTKDAFTLTGVAKPGKIKEAYAAVLREAQRMHEFGFTATEYQRAKDEFMSQVDKALANKDKMKNEQFTTQYVDNFTSNEPIPSVEEESQIWKMVVPNLPLEVINSYAKQLVCQSDTNLVSLVMMREQAGAVYPTEQELAAIVKQVRAEKLEAYVDNVKQEPLIAQAPKAGKIKKTVENKKLGFKELTLSNGAKVVLKKTDFKDNEIAFAASANVGYSTFGKEDFLNAAFAADVLDASGLGDFSSNELDKALAGKQAGVSFSLSPFNHGLKGNSTPKDIETLMQLIYLKMTAVSKDQKSFDNMKSMMATVLANKSNNPSLVYQDSVQSTLYLGSKLARVPEASDIKNINYDRILEIGKQFYGNAKDFTFYFVGNYDEKTLLPLIEQYIASLPNNGFKLKNKQIPYAKGKVSNVFTKAMENPQNQATEIWYTKAPFTLKNYVLADVSARLLEMKYLRTIREELSAAYHAGANYGLLRDYDNKAAISISAVAQLNPEKSDIAIPYFFKGMDETVAQPNAEDLQKVKEILLKQAAVSEKTNGYWLGALSTYERMGVDTHSDYKEMVKNLKASEISDFLKNVILKSGNHFEIIMKAVKNEK, encoded by the coding sequence ATGAAACTAAGAAAGATTTTTGCAGCAGTTTTGCTGTTCCTTTCTGCAGGTACAGCGATGGCACAGCAGATGCCAGCTATTCCGGTAGACAAGAATGTGAAGATAGGTCGTCTTGATAATGGATTGACTTACTACATTCGTCACAACAGTTATCCTGAGCATGTAGCCAGTTTCTACATCGCTCAGAAAGTGGGTTCTATCAATGAGAATGATGATCAGCGCGGTTTGGCTCACCTCTTGGAGCACCTTGCCTTCAATGGTACCGACCATTTCAAGGGCAACTCTCTGCAGGACTATCTGCAGAGCATCGGTGTACAGTATGGCCGTAATCTCAACGCCTATACAGCAGTAGAGAAGACTGTTTATTACTTCACAGATGTTCCTACTACCCGTACTACAGCCGTAGACTCCTGTATGCTTATCCTCAAGGATTGGAGCAACGGTATCTCTCTTACCAAGGAAGCCATCAATGACGAGCGCGATGTGGTACACAATGAGTACCGTATGCGTATCGTAGGTCAGCAGCGCATGATAGAGCGTTCACTTCCTAAGCTCTATCAGGGCGAAAAGTATGGCTACCGTTTCCCTATCGGTTTGATGAGCGTTATCGATGGTTGTAAGCCAGAAACTCTCCGTGCTTACTACCGTAAATGGTATCGTCCAGACAATCAGGCTATTATCATTGTGGGTGATGTAGATGTAAATCATATCGAAGCTAAGATTAAGGAACTCTTCTCAGGTATCAAGGTACCTAAGAATGCCGCTAAGATAGAGAAGGTAGAAGTATCTGATAATGATTCAGCCATCTATGTTATCGACAAGGATAAGGAGCAGCAGGTTGATCTCTTCCAGATTTATATGAAGCACAATGCTGTGCCTGATTCTCTGAAGAGCAACATGAGCTATCTCCTGAAGGGATACATGGATAACGTGATTTCTTCTATGATTGCTGCCCGTTTTGCAGAGAAGGCATTGGAGCCAGACTGTCCATATCTCCAGGCAAATGCCGGTGATGGTTCATACCTGATTTCAAGCACTAAGGATGCTTTCACCCTTACCGGTGTTGCTAAGCCAGGAAAGATTAAGGAGGCTTATGCTGCTGTTCTCCGCGAGGCACAGCGTATGCATGAGTTCGGTTTCACTGCTACTGAGTATCAGCGTGCCAAGGATGAATTCATGAGCCAGGTTGACAAGGCGCTTGCCAACAAGGATAAGATGAAAAACGAGCAGTTTACCACCCAGTATGTGGATAACTTCACTTCTAACGAGCCTATTCCGTCAGTAGAAGAGGAGAGTCAGATCTGGAAGATGGTAGTTCCAAACTTGCCTCTTGAGGTTATCAACAGCTATGCCAAGCAGTTGGTTTGCCAGAGCGATACTAACCTTGTATCATTGGTTATGATGCGCGAGCAGGCTGGTGCCGTTTATCCTACAGAGCAGGAACTTGCTGCCATTGTAAAGCAGGTACGTGCTGAGAAGCTCGAGGCTTATGTGGATAATGTTAAGCAGGAACCTCTCATAGCTCAGGCTCCTAAGGCTGGTAAGATTAAGAAGACTGTTGAGAACAAAAAGTTGGGCTTCAAGGAGTTGACTCTTTCTAATGGCGCTAAGGTGGTATTGAAGAAGACCGATTTCAAGGACAATGAGATTGCTTTCGCAGCTTCAGCCAATGTGGGTTATTCTACTTTCGGCAAGGAAGACTTCCTGAATGCTGCATTCGCAGCAGATGTGCTCGATGCTAGTGGTCTTGGCGATTTCTCAAGCAATGAGCTTGATAAGGCTTTGGCTGGTAAGCAGGCTGGCGTTTCGTTCAGCTTGAGTCCTTTTAATCATGGTTTGAAGGGTAATTCTACTCCTAAGGACATCGAAACCCTGATGCAGCTCATCTATCTCAAGATGACCGCAGTAAGCAAGGACCAGAAAAGCTTCGACAATATGAAGAGTATGATGGCTACTGTTCTTGCCAACAAGAGCAACAACCCAAGCCTCGTATATCAGGATTCTGTTCAGAGCACCCTCTATTTGGGTAGCAAACTTGCCCGTGTGCCAGAGGCAAGCGATATAAAGAATATCAACTACGACCGTATCCTGGAGATTGGTAAGCAGTTCTACGGCAATGCCAAGGACTTCACCTTCTATTTCGTAGGTAACTATGATGAGAAGACTCTCCTCCCACTCATCGAGCAGTATATCGCCAGTCTGCCAAACAATGGCTTCAAGCTTAAAAACAAGCAGATTCCTTATGCTAAGGGTAAGGTAAGCAATGTCTTTACCAAAGCAATGGAGAATCCACAGAACCAGGCAACAGAGATCTGGTATACCAAGGCTCCATTCACCTTGAAGAATTATGTTCTTGCTGATGTTTCTGCCCGTTTGCTGGAGATGAAGTATTTGCGTACTATCCGTGAGGAACTCAGCGCTGCTTATCATGCAGGAGCAAACTATGGTTTGCTTCGCGATTATGATAACAAGGCTGCCATCTCTATTTCAGCCGTGGCTCAATTGAACCCAGAGAAGTCGGATATCGCTATTCCTTACTTCTTCAAGGGTATGGACGAGACTGTAGCCCAGCCAAATGCAGAAGACCTTCAGAAGGTAAAGGAGATTCTCCTGAAGCAGGCTGCTGTTAGCGAAAAAACCAATGGTTATTGGCTTGGTGCGTTGAGCACATACGAGCGTATGGGTGTTGATACTCATAGCGATTACAAGGAGATGGTGAAGAATCTGAAGGCATCTGAGATTTCAGACTTCCTGAAGAATGTCATCCTGAAGAGTGGTAATCACTTCGAGATTATCATGAAGGCAGTGAAGAACGAGAAGTAA
- a CDS encoding DUF4923 family protein: protein MKKVFLLAALVLACTAGSNASAMNEAALNASMSEMMPVKKTAKKTTKKTTTKKTSTKKTTSAASNTTATTAATTSNAATSTSTTSNAGSAVAGILGAVLGGNSNSSSSAGSSIINGILNNVIGSGTFRKQDLCAHTWKYSKPGCAFTSENLLAKAGGEIAANKVEEKLGEYYSKFGFSDSNTYFTFKTDGTFAAKIDGKSWQGNYTFDEKTHAIQMKGLLLSMSGYATKTTNGISLLFDQTKLLNLIKTIGSFKGNSTLSAIGTIANNYDGMRVGFEMTK from the coding sequence ATGAAAAAGGTATTTCTTTTGGCTGCCCTCGTGCTCGCATGCACAGCTGGCAGCAACGCAAGCGCTATGAACGAGGCAGCGCTCAATGCCTCAATGTCTGAAATGATGCCGGTTAAGAAAACGGCTAAGAAGACTACAAAGAAGACTACGACCAAGAAGACTTCTACAAAGAAAACAACTTCTGCTGCATCTAACACAACAGCTACAACTGCTGCAACAACCAGCAATGCCGCTACTTCTACCAGTACAACCAGCAATGCAGGCTCAGCCGTTGCAGGTATCTTGGGTGCTGTATTGGGCGGAAACTCTAACAGCAGCAGTTCTGCAGGTAGCAGCATTATCAATGGCATTCTGAATAATGTAATCGGTTCAGGTACCTTCCGCAAGCAGGATCTCTGTGCCCATACCTGGAAGTACAGCAAGCCGGGATGCGCCTTTACCTCTGAGAATCTCCTGGCAAAGGCTGGCGGTGAGATTGCTGCCAACAAGGTAGAGGAGAAGTTGGGTGAGTATTACAGCAAGTTTGGCTTCAGCGACTCAAATACCTATTTCACCTTCAAAACTGATGGAACTTTCGCTGCCAAGATAGATGGCAAGTCATGGCAGGGCAATTATACTTTTGATGAGAAGACTCATGCCATTCAGATGAAGGGCTTGCTCTTGAGTATGTCGGGCTATGCTACGAAGACTACCAACGGCATCAGCCTGCTCTTCGACCAGACAAAGTTGCTCAACCTCATCAAGACCATCGGTTCCTTCAAGGGTAATTCTACGCTCAGCGCTATCGGTACTATCGCCAATAATTACGATGGTATGCGTGTAGGTTTCGAGATGACTAAGTAA
- the bglX gene encoding beta-glucosidase BglX: MRTALLSLTFLLAGSMAAPAFAHTAAPKKKVTATTKKGKILPMKEYIDQLMAKMTLQEKIGQLNLMVAGDITTGGALDTQVGSDIAQGNMGGVFNIKGLDKIKALQEIAIKNSRLGIPLLVGMDVIHGYETMFPIPLALSCSWDTEAMKKVGEVSAKEASADGINWTFSPMVDIALDARWGRISEGNGEDPYLSGVMGAAMTQGYQGVDMRTEEILRANRIMACLKHFALYGGVESGKEYNTVDMSRVRMMNQYLPPYEAVVKAGVGSVMSSFNLIDYIPATANKWMMTDVLRKQWGFNGFVVTDYASIAEILQHGTAKDIQEASEQALKAGTDMDMCSNAFVKHLAKSIAEGKVSEEDVNIACRRILEAKYKLGLFSDPYRYCNTKRSKSEIYTAENRQAARDVAAETFVLLKNEGNILPLKKEGKIALIGPLADTRNNIAGTWSVAQVPSKYTTIKEAMEHALAGKATLLYAQGSNIWRNQELQQNGESGKPINWGNEAEMKAEALKIAKEADVIVCAMGESAEMSGECGSRTNLEMPDVQRELLAELLKTGKPVVLLNFAGRPTVLTWEKAHVSAIMNVWFGGSEMGDALCDVIFGDKSPSGKLTTSMPKTTGQEPLYYNHQNTGRPVADDNEKFAKFASNCLDVSNGPLYPFGYGLSYTYFSYSNFRLSSQEAGISNEEATEWQDGKKITASVTVKNNGSRDADEIVQLYIRDMVASISRPVKELKGFQRIHLAVGESKEVSFDITPDMLKFYNADLKHVIEPGDFQIMIGTNSKDVKTLKLNVK; the protein is encoded by the coding sequence ATGAGAACAGCACTTTTATCACTCACATTTCTTTTGGCTGGTTCTATGGCAGCACCTGCTTTCGCCCATACCGCAGCCCCTAAGAAAAAAGTAACTGCCACAACCAAGAAAGGCAAGATTCTACCCATGAAGGAGTATATCGACCAACTGATGGCTAAGATGACGCTACAGGAAAAGATTGGCCAGCTGAACCTGATGGTAGCTGGCGACATCACCACCGGAGGCGCACTCGATACTCAGGTAGGCAGCGATATCGCCCAGGGCAACATGGGCGGAGTTTTCAACATCAAAGGCCTCGACAAGATCAAGGCCCTGCAGGAAATCGCCATCAAGAACAGCCGTCTGGGCATCCCGCTGCTCGTAGGTATGGACGTGATTCATGGTTACGAAACGATGTTCCCTATCCCTCTCGCCCTTTCCTGCTCATGGGATACCGAGGCGATGAAGAAGGTAGGCGAAGTATCGGCCAAGGAAGCAAGTGCCGACGGCATCAACTGGACATTCTCTCCTATGGTAGACATCGCACTCGATGCCCGCTGGGGACGAATCAGCGAAGGAAATGGCGAGGATCCTTATCTGAGCGGCGTGATGGGAGCAGCGATGACTCAGGGCTACCAGGGCGTGGATATGCGCACAGAAGAGATTCTGAGAGCCAACCGCATCATGGCCTGTCTGAAACATTTTGCCCTGTACGGAGGCGTTGAGAGCGGAAAGGAATATAACACGGTAGATATGAGCCGCGTACGCATGATGAACCAGTATCTGCCACCTTACGAGGCTGTGGTGAAGGCTGGCGTAGGCAGCGTGATGTCTTCATTCAATCTCATCGACTACATACCTGCTACAGCCAACAAATGGATGATGACCGATGTCTTGAGAAAGCAGTGGGGATTCAACGGTTTCGTGGTTACCGATTACGCTTCTATCGCCGAGATTCTGCAGCACGGAACGGCAAAAGACATCCAGGAGGCTTCAGAACAGGCACTGAAGGCGGGTACCGACATGGATATGTGTTCCAACGCCTTCGTAAAGCATCTGGCAAAGAGCATAGCAGAAGGAAAGGTGAGCGAGGAGGATGTGAACATCGCCTGCCGCCGCATTCTGGAAGCGAAATATAAACTGGGCCTGTTCAGCGACCCTTACCGCTACTGCAACACCAAGCGCAGCAAGAGCGAGATTTATACCGCAGAGAACCGTCAGGCAGCCCGCGATGTAGCAGCAGAGACCTTCGTGCTCCTGAAGAACGAAGGCAATATTCTGCCACTGAAGAAGGAAGGAAAGATAGCCCTGATAGGTCCGCTTGCCGACACCCGAAACAACATAGCCGGTACATGGAGTGTTGCTCAGGTACCATCTAAATATACCACCATCAAGGAAGCGATGGAGCATGCTCTTGCCGGAAAAGCCACCTTATTATATGCCCAGGGAAGCAATATCTGGCGCAATCAGGAACTGCAGCAAAACGGCGAATCCGGTAAACCGATCAACTGGGGCAACGAGGCTGAAATGAAGGCTGAAGCGCTGAAGATTGCTAAAGAGGCCGACGTGATAGTATGTGCTATGGGCGAAAGTGCCGAGATGAGCGGCGAATGCGGTAGCCGTACCAACCTGGAGATGCCGGACGTACAGCGCGAACTGCTTGCCGAACTTCTGAAGACGGGCAAGCCTGTAGTGCTCCTCAACTTTGCGGGCCGTCCTACGGTCCTTACTTGGGAGAAAGCCCATGTATCAGCCATCATGAATGTATGGTTTGGAGGCTCAGAGATGGGCGATGCACTCTGCGATGTCATCTTTGGCGACAAATCGCCATCGGGCAAGCTCACCACTTCGATGCCTAAGACTACCGGTCAGGAGCCTCTCTACTACAACCATCAGAACACCGGACGCCCTGTAGCAGACGATAATGAGAAGTTTGCCAAGTTTGCCAGCAACTGTCTGGATGTAAGCAATGGTCCGCTCTATCCTTTCGGTTACGGTTTGAGCTACACCTACTTTTCATACAGCAACTTCCGCCTGAGCAGCCAGGAGGCCGGCATCAGCAATGAGGAGGCTACCGAATGGCAGGATGGCAAGAAGATTACAGCTAGCGTCACCGTTAAGAACAATGGCTCCCGCGATGCCGACGAGATTGTGCAGCTCTACATCCGTGACATGGTAGCCAGCATCTCCCGCCCTGTAAAGGAACTGAAAGGTTTCCAGCGCATCCATCTGGCAGTAGGTGAAAGCAAGGAGGTAAGCTTTGATATCACCCCAGATATGCTCAAGTTCTACAACGCAGATCTGAAGCACGTGATAGAACCAGGCGACTTCCAGATTATGATAGGAACCAACAGCAAGGATGTAAAGACATTGAAACTGAACGTGAAATAA
- a CDS encoding DUF6377 domain-containing protein — translation MKPHENKSILNGIKLMYRVNELWGKAFFFLLFVLMPLSLAAKTTDNIEQLFQSLDNAIAHSADYVKVREVRIRDWEQKLKTARRLSSKYDACFALFEEYRSYKNDMAQKYINQCMELAFRMGDKKKVGNAKALLAFQESTTGDYAESYDLLKSVNIADLDAEGKRNYLWACQHLYGEMAYYSNVPSLKKYYTGKRNDYQAAIDSTFSHDDDLYLQMQEVRARDAGNMKEALRLSDKRLGMTKPGTHQYAIVQFYRGLTYNQFGDKEQFLRCLLRSAICDVQLAVMDQGSLWEVANLLNADPGEQKRSHEYIKFAWQSATIFNTPSRSRQIMPVLTQIEEGYQKELSASNQHLRLMVAFSVLLLFVVMLLLYYVNKQRKRIAAAHHKLKETNHALQLANERLNEMNQSLNEMNHSLNESNKMKEVYIGRFLRLCAIYVDKIETMRKRVVKQVKARELNKLLEQMQAGEAYMGELYEYFDSAFLKLFPDFVEEFNALLKPEERILLEDDSRLSTTLRIFALIRLGIEDSSKIAEFLHYSVNTIYNYRAKIKNSAICDREEFEQRVKQIGMK, via the coding sequence ATGAAACCTCATGAAAATAAATCAATCTTAAACGGAATCAAGTTGATGTATCGCGTAAATGAATTATGGGGAAAGGCATTCTTCTTCCTGCTCTTTGTCTTGATGCCTCTTTCTCTTGCAGCAAAAACAACAGATAATATTGAGCAGCTTTTTCAGAGTCTGGACAACGCTATTGCCCATTCGGCTGATTATGTGAAGGTACGTGAAGTCCGAATTCGCGATTGGGAGCAGAAACTGAAGACCGCCAGGCGCCTAAGCAGTAAGTATGATGCCTGCTTTGCGCTCTTTGAGGAATACCGCTCCTACAAGAACGACATGGCGCAGAAATACATCAACCAGTGTATGGAACTTGCCTTCAGAATGGGCGATAAAAAGAAGGTGGGAAATGCCAAGGCGCTGCTTGCTTTCCAGGAATCTACCACGGGCGATTATGCCGAATCGTACGACCTGCTGAAGTCTGTCAATATCGCTGATCTTGATGCTGAGGGCAAACGCAACTACCTCTGGGCTTGCCAGCATCTGTATGGCGAGATGGCATATTATTCCAACGTTCCCTCTTTGAAGAAATATTATACCGGCAAGCGTAATGACTATCAGGCTGCAATAGACAGCACTTTCAGTCATGATGATGACCTTTATCTGCAGATGCAGGAGGTGAGGGCACGCGATGCAGGCAATATGAAGGAGGCTTTGCGATTGAGCGATAAGCGGCTGGGGATGACGAAACCGGGCACCCATCAGTATGCCATCGTACAGTTTTATCGCGGCTTGACCTACAATCAGTTTGGTGATAAAGAACAGTTCCTCCGCTGCCTCTTGCGTTCTGCTATCTGCGATGTCCAGTTGGCTGTGATGGACCAGGGGTCTCTCTGGGAAGTTGCCAATCTTCTCAACGCCGACCCGGGCGAGCAGAAGCGCTCTCATGAGTATATCAAGTTTGCCTGGCAGTCGGCTACCATTTTCAATACACCTAGCCGCAGCCGCCAGATCATGCCTGTGCTCACGCAGATTGAGGAGGGCTATCAGAAAGAACTTTCAGCGAGCAACCAGCATCTGCGGCTCATGGTAGCGTTTTCTGTCCTGCTTCTCTTTGTGGTTATGCTCTTGCTCTACTATGTCAACAAGCAGCGCAAGCGCATTGCTGCGGCCCATCATAAGCTGAAGGAAACCAACCATGCCTTGCAGTTGGCAAATGAGCGTCTTAACGAGATGAACCAGTCGCTCAACGAGATGAACCATTCTCTCAACGAGAGTAACAAGATGAAGGAAGTATATATTGGTCGATTCCTGCGCCTTTGTGCCATCTATGTCGACAAGATAGAGACCATGCGCAAGCGAGTAGTGAAACAGGTGAAGGCAAGAGAACTCAACAAGTTGCTGGAGCAGATGCAGGCTGGCGAGGCCTACATGGGCGAGCTGTATGAGTATTTCGATTCCGCCTTCCTGAAGCTCTTCCCTGACTTTGTTGAGGAGTTCAATGCTCTCTTGAAGCCTGAAGAGCGTATCTTGCTCGAAGATGACAGCCGTCTTTCTACCACCCTCCGTATCTTTGCCCTTATCCGTCTGGGCATCGAGGACAGTTCTAAGATTGCCGAGTTCCTTCACTATTCTGTGAACACTATCTATAATTATCGCGCCAAAATCAAGAATAGTGCCATCTGTGACAGGGAAGAGTTCGAGCAGCGTGTGAAGCAGATTGGCATGAAATAA